ctatgataaaattgataccactttttttaaaccatagaGTTATTACGTAATTACAATATTTCCCAACTGCATCACTTTTTGCAAAATCTTTGTAACAATGTTTTAGTTCTAAAGATTCTTAGCCTGTTAGGAATATTTTTACTAAcaattaagtgaaataaaaaatgattatatcgaatcattaatttcaaaatttatttaattatgcatttgcataattaaagtaaaaacaaaaaaacagattaaaatgttttaaaatttatttcaattctgagaaacattatttcaaatttaagtaacaggaaattttttacatgcaataaaacattcataattcaatttaaaattaatagctttCTTTCTAtcggttaaataaattttaaaaaatattaattattcactTTTACCACTGAATTTAATTGGTAACACAACAGGAAAAGTTATTAACTCTTTTATAATGGAACCCTGAAAAAATTCTGGGGGGGGGCACATCAAACAGTactaataaaaacgaaaattttgaaacaatatattGAACATGATTTTATCATTGAAcataataacttttgtttaagGCATGAGTATTACAGTCCCTAGCAAGAGTTACTTTAACCCACATTTATGactaataataatctaaaaggtctattaaaaacattttttcacaggccgaattttataaaaattaattttaaaaaaatagactaaaatagCCCTATTATCAGTTATTGTAATCCTGATGAAGGTAGGAGAAAAGTTATATCTTATTTCAACCGCTTTAATATGTCACTATCTTAATCTTAAGTTCAGAAATCAGGATTtccttaacattttattttgaaataatcaaaaaaaatggggaaaaattcggaaaactgattaataaaactttcaaattgtaGTCAATAGGGAAGCCTAAGAGAATCAATGTTAATACGAATTAATTACTCAATATTCCTAACTAAAAAAGAACCAACAGTAAAAATGTCaaagtaatgaataaattttttttacattttgataataTACTCCTCCACCAAGTGGTGCATCTGGTGGCAAGCTTTGATTCTCAAATCCATAGCAGCGGAAAAAGGTTTGCGCTTTAATCTTTATAGGTAGCTTTGCTTTGCGCCAGCCTTCCATGGCGATTTGGTGCTGTTGTTCTGCACTAACAGCTAAGCAGGCGCATGCTATACTGAACTGAATTATGAACAATAAAAAGAGTATCAGCATGTACTGAAAAATTATCAAGGATTAATATACACAAATTGAAAAAGCATCTTAGAACACTATATAATAAAGATAACAAAacatttgaaagaattaaaaaccagagaaatttaaaaacgcgtcattacttttaattatctatcttaattaatttaagttctctaaattatttttacttttaaggaCTTAAGATAGAAGCAAAGCTATCCTGTTCTAAATGAAgcaaaagaatatataagatttacataagattattttatgaagattttTCCAATACATAAGGTCTCAATATATACAAATCtcaagaataaaagaaaattggatttttaaggGAGGAGGGAGGAAAAGAGAATTCTCTTTTCTGATCATTGAAAAGTgactggaaaataaaaaaaatatcagaaaatggACATTTGCATATATGGAACTTTTTGTACTAtgctgaataaatttaaacttgctGAATGGTTTACATATTGCTTTGGAACTATATTCAGAATAGAACTTGGATTAgagctttttattaaattaaagcttaTGGTAATTTAACTCTatgtatacaaaatatttgaaatgtcaACAATATAGAACAATATTGAACAatagttgaaatattgaaatgtcTAATGTTAGAAAAAGGTAGGAGGTTTTTGATCCTCAGTTGAAGAGTCGGAAAGGTTAGGTGCTTCTCTGTTTATCAAGCGCTCGTCACCAAATCACCCATTTCAAGAACAAgccataaaaatacaattactgtcttttatacaaaatgttttgtttagcTTTCGATGCATATTAATTAACTCAATAATTCTaaaaagggtttttaaaaaaattaatttgatacagAGGCGGATAATGCGTTAGCATAAAAGGTTTAACAGGCTTCATactcaaaaagaagaaatttttttcctgacttTTCAAGGTAGATTTACGTAAactttcaagatttaaaaaaaaaatttcaacaaaatttatatttaataaattaatccatattcattaaatcaaataaaataaaaattaaacaatgatcTTAATCAACACAcaagcaaaaagtaaataaatcagtgataaaaatgtaatattcatAATCCTTAGTTGtgaattaattagtaattcaattatctgaaaatatgaaacaaagcggcaagagaacaaaaaatagaagtttATCTTATTAATCAACAAAATGAAAGAACAACTGCTCAACAACTAAgtcatcttaaaaaaattataaataaaaatattaaacaaaaatttttgtatttaattgaaaataaatcatattcaaGCAACTGACTAACGTTTTTAAtggtaagggaaaaaaaagaagtaaaaactataaaattgcaatatattaaaattttctatttaaaaaaaaaagaattataaataagatggaaaaatatgagagaaaataaaaactatgatgGTGAAATAGGGAAATTacaaaaacacttattttaaagataaatacttAACCAACACAAAcagaaactaataaatatataagttaattGATGCCattcatttaattcaattattataatgtaccaaattataataaattaaataaaaccaaattataataaactaaggatttattaaatcatcaatttaactaacataaaataaaattaatggttaaaaaacgcaacatatttcatacctaatttTAAGggacagaaaataataaaatacaaggaaaatttaataaaaacgtctaaaaattagcaaataaaaacGATAGTAAAGCTGCGATCTGTTTCATGAAAAATCATCCgcttttagtaataaataatgttattagaatatttatgtACAAAGTATGttctgcttttatttcttttactacacaaaaaaaaaatataaaagacaatttttaacaaaagcagATGTGATTCTACATCTGGCAAGATGTAGAATGCAGCACCTTTGaataatcagaattaaatttaaaatattttttctttaattgatataaaataaacatagcaGACGATTGAAAAACGTTttgttcataataaattaaCGCATTATCTgatattataaaacaatcaGACATCAAGGATAACGAAAATTGAGAAacaaaagtgaattttaaaaaaataaagcacaatTAAGccagttttttgtaaaaacactgaaatgaattttatgaagtttgtaaacacatttttttgctACTCTGCCTCGTACACTTTCACAAAAGTGCAATGCTACATctagattaataataaattgaatacttCTAAAaggatacaaaaaataataaaacttggtGATGTTTCACAGCACCAATAAGGCCCATCAGCGatagcagaaataaaaatacaccaCATGCTATAATGCCACCAACAATTGCTAAATTTGTGATGATACTGGCGACCCTACTATAAGCTGCAACACCAATCAGAATAAAAGAAACaagctgtaaaataaaaagaataataatcagttcaaaaataaattatcacttAGTCTTatagtaaatgtaattttaaaagttttttcataaaacagtatttaaaatggaagcataaaaaaaaaaacatgcagcATAAATTTGAAAGTATACCAGCCAAAATATTTAGACCTTCGTCATGataatacaaacatttaaatacagAACTACAGTAATTAATCTCTTAATACATATCACTATCTTTTTAACTGAATATGACCAGGttctccaaaaataaaaataggtgaTCCTGTCACTCTTTCTTCATTCATAGAAATTTACGTTTATTGAGCAGTTACAGCCAAAGAAATATAGGTTTGAATAATTTCCTGTAGACTTTTGTTACCCATTGATTCACTGTCAATGGAAAAATGTTTAACACTTGTTTTTGGAGTGATTCTGTaagaattaaaagagaaaaaaattagggTTGCTTTTTTGGAATTAATAGTTCACTTCGGAAGTTCTAGTGTGTTAAAATGACATGGTGTCCATGGCACAGTAAACAGGACTTCATGTATTGGTCATTATAATACTtgatagcaaaattaatttgcatgtattatttattttatgagaaatttaattattcaaagttaatttaacattaggtggccattcaaaatgaaaagtatgATTTAGGTACAGGGAAAAGCTGTAGTTGAGTGTAATTGAGATGGTGAGAAGTATGTGTTGATTTAAGCCCCATTTTAGGGCTCAGATTCATGCTAAATTACCCAATGTTGTTTTGAATATTACCTGTAAACAGAAACTAATATATATAGACATACAGACCCACTTATAACAAGCTCACATTTAACAAGATTTCGGATTTAACATACAAAATCTGGAATATTTTGCTtggtacaaaaatttattagaatgtGCTTTTAGCAAccaatttttgctttttctcaCACCTCTTTCAGAAagcaaattttggaaataatgaaaaactataAGAAATGCACTGcatattatcaattatttaaaatttactaaagaCAGTTTggtatataattattatgaaatgagTTTAAGCGTCATTTAGAAACAgttgaatcatttttttcagtcatcaacatgttcaatttttaaatttgactgcCAGTTAGTCTGAACAGCCTATTTTCTCCTTTCTAGAAGATAAGGAAAGAATTTTGAGGGGACTTGAATATTATCAGAGAAGTACCAGAgtattataaaagcattttcagTTTCAGAATCACATGAAAAACTCTTTTTCTCACATCTACCTTTTCTTGAAAATGTATTCTTTATTTAGTTGCTTCAAATGTAAAGCGTATGAAAAGCTTTATCACCTAGAAAAATGCTTtctcctcaaaaaaaaaaaaaaaaaattaaattataaaactgtagAGGAAGAAGAATGAAATGCAGCAATAAATAAGCAGTATGGACTTTCTTCTTCAgacgaaaaatgaaattttttaaagctcaacctttttttttaaaaaatattaaacattttacagaAATGCTTACacattattgttaataattaacaatGCAATACAGATGCaatatcttattttctttactattcAATGTAATACTAAAATCTTCATGCAGAAATGAATGGGCAAGGCTTTCTTTTGCTTTTCCAGCGAAACTTGCTAACACATAAATGACGTTAATGCATTGTAACTCGTTTTTCAAGGTGTCTTCTGCTCATagtggtttttaattttttaaaaattaactaatgacCAGATTTGAAAACTTCTTCAACAgatgattttaaacaaaagtaaagacAACTAATTTAACTAagcacaaataaattttaaaattttacaaagatgTTATAGTTAGAAAATGGTTATTTGAGTTGAAcacaatttagaaataaatatctctcattaagaaattaaactgaAGAAAGCTTATGTTtctaaaacaaacatttcaaatcacattatttaaattttttaattggctgacaaatattttaaaagattaaaataaaatgttggtAGAGtgtaaacttacaaaaaaaggaaattacaaAGGCTTATAGAATTTTATAGGATTAACTACATAGATTTGAAAGTTAATTCTCATGAAACTTTGAAAGATGTTTTGGTTTTTGATTACtcgcaattttgatttttatattttaattaatggaaagaaaactttttgttagcACTATTAATAGCACCTTTTAGCACTCCATGTAATCAATAGAAAACTACCAATTACAATTTTCTCTCAAGAAATTTTACAGCTTGGTCctcaacatttgaaattttaatacagtgCAGAACCTCTTATCCGGAAACCGGAAAACCAGATAACCGGAATGAAATTCGGAAccggaaattaattttcttccattaaaataaatttgtttcttccAAGATTTTGAGcccattttgttatttagagcGTACGGCGTATCGAGTTGACGAAAGAACTGATTTAGAGGACGAATCAAAAGCCGTTTGTAGACGAATCTCAAATAAGCACAAATagcttatatatgttattaatgttaataataacattaataacatatataagcctgtatataatttttatttcataatttctttccttatttaaacttaagtgtattattatttatcattttttattatttctaaaactttcaaaataattttttaatttcgttttataaacattaaaaaaacggcattttgtagagattcagaaaaccggaaaaatcagttatccggaatcgTGATGGTctcgatcgttccggataatcggttctctactgtacttgtttttttgttattaattttaatgataatacaATGACTATTATTTACTTACAAATTATTAACTCTTGATTTGTtcaaatctaataatttaatttgtcataAAACTAATGGCTTGttgggataaaatttttaagctaaattaatgattaaaatcacAACATACATAATGTACTAGTAtcctcagaaatttttttcagagggGGTGCAAACatgcaaatgaaagaaaatcttaaaaatgtttaaaaaatcaatttttatttatttatttttttaattcaaaaagtatttttatacgtgttattggaaattttcaattacaagtttaatattttattcaatgatgCTAAACCTAAGATCCTTAacatgaagtttaaatttttaacattatataaacttaaatggtaaaaaaataataaaaaagttataatccTTTTAACTAAGTGCAATATAagcaaacaacaaaaaaaacgttGAACAGCTGTATGTAAAACTGCAATCtttatgtcataaaataaataacaaaaatcaccatcacaaaatttagatttattttgattttcagaagaaaaaaaataacaaaaaccaattaataaaaactgtcaATTTGGCCTTTTTTATTCCAGATTATGCACCAATGGCAAAAGTCCCAGTTGTAATACCTTAGAAACGTCACtggaaattgcaaaaataataatcaaaaataaaaaNAATCTCACATAAGCACAAATagcttatatatgttattaatgttaataataacattaataacatatataagcctgtatataatttttatttcataatttctttccttatttaaacttaaatgtattattatttatcattttttattatttctaaaactttcaaaataatttttttgtttcgttttataaacattaaaaaaacggcattttgtagcgattcagaaaaccggaaaaatcagtcaTCCGGAAtcgcgatggtcccgatcgttccggataatcggttctctactgtacttgttcttttgttattaattttaaagataatacaataactattatttacttacaaattattaacttattattgatttgttcaaatctaataatttaatttgtcataAAACTAATGGCTTGttgggataaaatttttaagctaaattaatgattaaaatcacAACATACATATTGTACTAGTAtcctcagaaatttttttcagaggtGGTGCAAACatgcaaatgaaagaaaatcttaaaaatgtttaaaaaatcaatttttatttatttatttttttaattcaaaaagtatttttatacgtgttattggaaattttcaattacaagtttaatattttattcaatgttgCTAAACCTAAGATCCTtaacattaagtttaaatttttaacattatataaacttaaatggtaaaaaaataataaaaaatttataatccttTTAACTACGTGCAAtataagcaacaacaaaaaaaaacgttgaaCAGCTGTATGTAAAACTGCAATCtttatgtcataaaataaataacaaaaatcaccatcacaaaatttagatttattttgattttcagaagaaaaaaaataacaaaaaccaattaataaaaactgtcaATTTGGCCTTTTTTATTCCAGATTATGCACCAATGGCAAAAGTCCCAGTTGTAATACCTTAGAAACGTCACtggaaattgcaaaaataataatcaaaaataaaaataaaaaaagaggaaaagattctttaaaacttcaattGCTTTCCTTTATATTTCTCACAGTTTTAAATTGAAGGGGAAGATGAGAACAGTCTACACATTAGCTACATAGATAATTATACTTACAATGTAAATCAGATTCAATGCAATAAGAGCATTTTTTGAGCAAGTAAAACTTCCACACATGATGCAAAAATCAAATGGTACAAATCTTTACACAGGatgtaatatgaaaattaacagCGAtcctaaaattaaacaattggtAAACATACATATTTGCAGAATACATGTAACAATAAGAGAAGGAAAACttaacactataaaaaatacaaatatatttacaattaaacttCTTCCTTAAAAAGTACCAGTCTCCATCTTTAGATATTAGTTCAGCGATAGATTGTacctgaaataaattaattcagaatatttttaacagttaatagaGTTTACTTATTGCAAAATggtgataaaatgaaaatatatacaatCAACCCTTAATGTCTTAAACTTGAAGGGAGAGAagaattggaaatatttaaaattccagttATCAGAAGTTAGGTTATCAACAGAAGGAGCAgaatttcaaacagaaaaacctttttttttttttcattatggcATAAAATGATGCTAGTTCAATATTTCTAACATGAATGATAGCAGCTCTCagcagagataaaaaaaaaaagtattttataagtttttgctATTAAGCACAATTGAATACTTTCTGATGGAAGATGAAGGTACAGTAATTTGTGAGAGACATATAACGTTCTTGTTATTTTCCTCATCTCTACCTAACCAAAACTAGCATTCCAacttcattttaagttttttaccTTGAGGACCCTGCTTTAATGAAAGAAAGTAAGCAAGCattgccatttaaaaatttgt
This region of Parasteatoda tepidariorum isolate YZ-2023 chromosome X1, CAS_Ptep_4.0, whole genome shotgun sequence genomic DNA includes:
- the LOC107455470 gene encoding tetraspanin-13 isoform X2 codes for the protein MCGSFTCSKNALIALNLIYILVSFILIGVAAYSRVASIITNLAIVGGIIACGVFLFLLSLMGLIGAVKHHQVLLFFYMLILFLLFIIQFSIACACLAVSAEQQHQIAMEGWRKAKLPIKIKAQTFFRCYGFENQSLPPDAPLGGGVYYQNISSCAGEVNRCPPCWKILRNAINNSLKICGGIGLFFSFTEFVGVWLTVRYRNQRDPRANPSAFL
- the LOC107455470 gene encoding tetraspanin-13 isoform X1, whose protein sequence is MCGSFTCSKNALIALNLIYILVSFILIGVAAYSRVASIITNLAIVGGIIACGVFLFLLSLMGLIGAVKHHQVLLFFYMLILFLLFIIQFSIACACLAVSAEQQHQIAMEGWRKAKLPIKIKAQTFFRCYGFENQSLPPDAPLGGGVYYQNISSCAGEVNRCPPCWKILRNAINNSLKICGGIGLFFSFTELLAVFLTHRYRQLWLPFKERLFFL